CGGCGCCCCTGGGCGTGGGGCAATGGACGTGCTTGAGGAAGTCAGCCGCAAGATGGAGTTCAAGCCGTAGACCGTCGCCGTTCGCACAGCCGAGCGGGGGCCGCCGGGACTCTTCCGGCGGCCCTTCTCGTTCCCAGGGATGGTGTCAGTCCTCCCGATATTTTCAGAATTCTCGGCTTAGCGCTTCTTATGGATGCGGCCGCGGTTGAGGTGGGCGGGATACTTGATCGCGTTCTTCTTCATCTTCGCCAGCGCCGCCTCGGTGAGGTCGATGCCGAAATGGTCGCCGATCTTCTTGAGATAGACGTAGGTGTCGGCGAGCTCCTCGGCGAGATGGGCGCGCTGCGCGGGCGTGAGCTTCCTGGACTGGGCGGGCGTCAGCCACTGGAATATCTCGACGATCTCGGCGGCTTCCTTGACCATCGCCATCGCGAGGTTCTTCGGGCCGTGGTATTTGCCCCATTTGCGCTCGCGGGCGAAGCGGGTGATGGTCTCGTCGAGCTCGGCGCGGCGGTCTTTCATGGCTCCATTATCGCATAGCGCGCCGCGGGCGAAATACTGAAAATACCGGAATGCCTGACACCAAGATTATCGTTAGCGGAGGGCGTTCAGGCCGTCTTGGATGACGGCCAGGCGCTGCGGGACGGTGAGGGACGCGGGCTTGGTCTGGAGCTTGAGGCCTATGATGGGGCAGCCCGGCGCGGCGGAAAGCGCGGCTCGGGCGGCGGCGGGGGTGAGGAGGGACTCGGGGACGGTCGTGGAGAAGGGGACGTGGGAATCGCGCCAGGCGCCGTACTCCGGGTGGGCGGGCGCGGCGCCGGAGAAGAACAGGGCGCCGAGCAGGTCGGCCTGGACGGCGCGGGCGATGTGCTCGAGCGGACCCTCGGCGGAGCGAGTCTCGACGGCGGAGCGGCCCCAGTTGATCGCGACGGCGACGGGCGTGCGGCCGCCGGAGAGCTTGGCCGCGAGGACGTCGTCCTCCACGCTCAGGAAGCCCTTGTCGGGCTCGAGGCCGGGCACGGCCGCGTCGCAATGCTCGACGAGCAAGGAGGCGCCCTGCCAGTCGCGCTCGCGCAGGTCGGTGAGGGCCTCGGCGAAGCCGTCGAGCGAGCGCTTGGCGCGCGAGCCGTCCAGGCGCGGGGCCGAGTGCACCATGACCGCGCGCACGGCGCGGCGGCCGAGGGCGGCGTTCAGCTTCTCCACGGCCCGGCGCGCGCTCTCGACGTAGTCGACGGCGCGGCTCCGGGCGTCGGAGTCGGCGCTCGCCAGTCCGAAGCGCCGGTCGCCGGCGAGGCGGTCCATCGTGCCGGGCAAGGTGGTGAGGACGAGCGACCACTCGGGGCGGATCTGGCCGATCAGCCAGCCCTCGTCGCGGCGGTGCAAAGACCCGAAGAACGGCTGCTCGAGGCCGGCGAGGTCCATGTCGGCGAGCCCTTCGTACAGGGCGGCTTCGGCGGCTTCATCGAGGCCGGACGAGGCGGCGTAGGCGCCGACGTGGATCTTCACGCGCCTATCCTATATAAGAATCGTCGTCCCGGGCCTAGGCCTTTTGCCGAGAGGTCGCCTAGGCCGTTTGGACGAAGCTCCGGCGCCGCGCGGGAGTAGACTTGGCTCATGGCGAACACAAGACATCGTTTTGCGCTCGTTCTCGCGATGTTGCCGTCGTTGTGCGCCGCTCAGGTCCGGTTCTCGTCGTCGTTAGGGCCCGTCGGGACGCTGCCCGTTCCGTTGACGCCGTTCTCTTCCTTCACCGCTCCCGCCCTCTCCCTCTCTGCGTTGTCCGTCCCGTCCCTGTCCCCGAGCCTGACGCCGTCGTTCGCCCCCGCGCTCACGGCCGCCGTGCCGGTCTCCCTCGAGCAGGGCCGCGTCTTCTTCGACGGCGCGGCCGCGAAAGCGGACGCGCCGGCCCCGGCGAGCCCCGCGGTCGCTCCGCGCGGAGACTCCGTCTCCTTGAACGGAGAGGTCCTCCCGTCGCGCATGTTCTCCGACCAGACCTCGATCTCCGGCCATCTGATCCGCGCCATCGACGCCTCGCGGGAATCGATCGACATCGCCATCCACGGCCTGGCCCTGCGCGAGGTGGCCGCCGCCCTGGTGCGCGCCAAGAAGCGCGGCGTGAAGGTCCGCGTCGTGATGAACCAGACCCACGTGTTCCCGGAGAAGCCGCGCGACACGCGCAGCGCCGAGGTCCAGCAGCTCATCGACCTCGGCTTCGCCATGAAGATGCTCCGCGGCGGCGACATGTTCGGCGTCATGCACAACAAGATCGCGATCTTCGACGGGACGGTCCTCGAGACCGGCTCCTACAACTGGACCCACGCCGCCGACGCCTGGCATTGGGAGAACGCGATGTTCCTCGCCGAGCAGGCGCGCGTCAAGGCGTTCCAGGCCTACTGGGAGTGGATGTGGTCCATCTCCGCGAGGATCACGAGCCAGGCGCCCCCGCGCCCGGAGCCGATCCCCGAGGGCCAGCCCCACCCCGGCCTGCCGCCCGCGCCCCAGGACCCGGCGCGTCCGGTGAGCTTCAACGGGGAGGCGTTCCCCGCCCAGGCCTTCTCGCCGCTGGGCGTGACCGCCCACCTCGTGCGCGCGATCGACGCGTCGCGAGCCTCGATCGACCTGGCCAACTTCTCCTTCACCTCCGAGGACCTGCGCGACGCCCTGCTGCGGGCCAAGGAACGCGGCGTGAAGGTCCGCATCGTCTTCGACGCGCAGCAGTACAAGTATCTTTCCGAGATGCACTGGTTCGCCGACCACGGCTTCGACGTCCTGCTCTCCGCCGGCAAGGGCGGGGAGAAGGGCGTCATGCACAACAAGTTCGCGGTGTTCGA
Above is a genomic segment from Elusimicrobiota bacterium containing:
- a CDS encoding nucleotide pyrophosphohydrolase, whose amino-acid sequence is MKDRRAELDETITRFARERKWGKYHGPKNLAMAMVKEAAEIVEIFQWLTPAQSRKLTPAQRAHLAEELADTYVYLKKIGDHFGIDLTEAALAKMKKNAIKYPAHLNRGRIHKKR
- a CDS encoding DUF4862 family protein, with the protein product MKIHVGAYAASSGLDEAAEAALYEGLADMDLAGLEQPFFGSLHRRDEGWLIGQIRPEWSLVLTTLPGTMDRLAGDRRFGLASADSDARSRAVDYVESARRAVEKLNAALGRRAVRAVMVHSAPRLDGSRAKRSLDGFAEALTDLRERDWQGASLLVEHCDAAVPGLEPDKGFLSVEDDVLAAKLSGGRTPVAVAINWGRSAVETRSAEGPLEHIARAVQADLLGALFFSGAAPAHPEYGAWRDSHVPFSTTVPESLLTPAAARAALSAAPGCPIIGLKLQTKPASLTVPQRLAVIQDGLNALR
- a CDS encoding phosphatidylserine/phosphatidylglycerophosphate/cardiolipin synthase family protein, with translation MANTRHRFALVLAMLPSLCAAQVRFSSSLGPVGTLPVPLTPFSSFTAPALSLSALSVPSLSPSLTPSFAPALTAAVPVSLEQGRVFFDGAAAKADAPAPASPAVAPRGDSVSLNGEVLPSRMFSDQTSISGHLIRAIDASRESIDIAIHGLALREVAAALVRAKKRGVKVRVVMNQTHVFPEKPRDTRSAEVQQLIDLGFAMKMLRGGDMFGVMHNKIAIFDGTVLETGSYNWTHAADAWHWENAMFLAEQARVKAFQAYWEWMWSISARITSQAPPRPEPIPEGQPHPGLPPAPQDPARPVSFNGEAFPAQAFSPLGVTAHLVRAIDASRASIDLANFSFTSEDLRDALLRAKERGVKVRIVFDAQQYKYLSEMHWFADHGFDVLLSAGKGGEKGVMHNKFAVFDGALVEAGSFNWTRNGEKNNYENAMFLDAPDDVAAFMAAFKRVRDQAWAPAPDDHSGPHAAPEDFNHAH